In the genome of Hirundo rustica isolate bHirRus1 chromosome 23, bHirRus1.pri.v3, whole genome shotgun sequence, the window ACCTCattttaccccaggagccaagggcttcaaatcactttctctctaaaatcatctttgtctcaaaggctgagacctccttttaccccaggagtgaggggctttGAGATtgtcacttaaatctcaatcatatcaatccctaGTTTGATTAGAGCCAGCATTACCTCAAACAACAtgaagatgttacaagaaacagtccacTTCTCCgtagtttaccccagagaagtccggttaaaaatgtccacatcctcaatccctcttctaatcatctttatcagttctttcactcttgctccactgacttcatgcagtgtctttcCTATAtacactctgtctctttcttttctctctcagggaagggttaggccttggaagcgTCATGTTCCCAGTAAAGTGTTAAATCTGCCCATGCCTGtagtggccatgtgatttctgcGCAGGGTTTCCTCCcttcactcttttctttctctgggagaaagagctctgcccacccctcggtgacagtTGGGGCAGCAGAGgtccctccctgctcaggggcTTCGGGAAAATTGaaaaagtagttgatgttaagctgcaacctctcctcccctgccaggagctAATGGAGCCCGACCAGGCCTTGGACCAGCTTCCTCCACCAaaggcggggagggggcgggcaggtggggaaagcagcaggcCTCAGCTCGGTTCggtgttacctgttcagctgaccaggaggaaaagggcctgCCCTgcacaaaatcaggatttatatgggtacttcccaaagtctcatttaacattctcagtggtcagaacagatgccagtatcccaaactagccttctgataggtccctgtcctttctaaaacaattccaaggtcctgacaggataaaacactccacattcctccctagctaaaaactaaactgtgccaacccgTGACAGGTTGGCAGCTCACTGCCATAGCCCTTTATGGCAGTTGAGGGGATTCTTTCATCCTGGAATCGATACTAGCTCAGCTGTGTCAAAACAGCATCTTCAAGAGGGCAGAAGTGGTACTACTATCTGTTGAAGGCTTTCTATCTATGAAGGCTCCTCCTGCTGTTGTCGGATGTAGAGCCGGGTTGCCTATTTTCTTTGTGTGAgatggtgtttttttgttgttgtgttggcttggttttgttggttAAGTTTGGTTGGGTCTTTTTGAAGGGATTAATTAGGATTTAAGAGATTAATGTGGAGAATCCTGGGTTAGAGGTTTAATGAACAGAATGTGGACGTGCTTGCACTTCCATGATCCAAATAGTTTGGCTGATTTATTGTTTTACTGAGACTTTTGTTACTTTGTCCTGAGTAGATATAGGAATTTGCCTGTTTTCCCAAGTGTGGTGGCACCATCTCCTGAGGTAGTGAGCATGTGACAAACTAGAAAAGCAATATTGTAAAAATTTACACCAGATAAGCTACAGAAGTAGAGGCTTAGTTTGTCTCATTTAGGAAGCTTGTGTTTTcacacagcctgcagctgcTACACAGAAGCTTTAAGCACTGAGGATGGCGAGTGTGGAATATGGGAAGAGTATCTGGGCAGTTATTACTGGGAGAATGACTGTGAGCACATTAGAGGCTTGAGACGCAGGTGGAGCTGTAAATGTGTCCGTCCTTTTATGACTTGTCTATATTTCCTCTTGATTTACGGAGAGAAGGATGAAGGGAGAGTGGATCTGTCCACTATAAAGGATCTGATTGAGGATACCATTGTCACCACGAAGCCAGCCGTGATGGTGAATTTGATGGCCTGCATCACTGGAGCCAGTGCGGTAAGTCACTCTTCTCATGTGATTCTTATGCCTCAAACACAGGCCCCAAGACACTGCTGAGGGCTGAGGCTCAGGCAGGAATCCAAGGGTTGGGTTTCACTTCTGGGCGACAGCGGAATCCTGGCCTGCACTGTCACAGGAGTTTGAGTATTGCAACATGGTACATAGGCATAATTAGAAATTGCTTCTCAAGGGCAActccttccaccttttttcttGAATGCTGATTGTTGGTCATGTACTTGTGGAGCTGGACTGCCCGAGTTACATCTCTTTTGGTGGTCACCCTTGCTCTGAACACCAAGGCTCTGTCCAGGGCAGCCTTTGCAGGCATGGAATGGCCCATGGTTTGTCATTGTCAGTTGACCGTCTCGTGGCCAGTTTATGCTTGTGCTTGCCTTTTCTGTCTGCATTAAACTTTTCATCTCAAATAACACGAGGGCCCACTGGAGGTCAGTAGCTTTGGAAACCTGGAGCATCTCTTGATGGCTTTGCGGGTATTCCCCTGTGTTAGTGTGAGGAGCTACTTAACAGGTACAAGGACAATGCGTCTTGCTCCTGTCTGCTGGTGCGTGAACGATAAAGGTATTGGTCTCGCTCTCGTCATTCCTCAGGTACCCAGCAATAAGTTGACTCAAGAGTCCCCGTCCAGAGTAGCAGCCGCCCCTCTGGGTTCTAAGCTGTTGCTCCGGAAACTTCGAGTGCTGAACTTGGgctgccaggggaagggaggTAAGGGTGAAAACATTGCTGGTCGAAAGGGGAAAGCATGCAGGTGGCGAGATTGGAGTGAGTGGATGTTTTGAGTGGGTTTGAATGGAAAAGACGGGTGTGTGCCTGACGAACCATTGCCTGTTGCTGACGAGTGCACATGTGccctttttccctctgttacAGGAGCTGGGGAGATACGCTGCATGGCAGAGCTGGACAGCCCTCCGCAGAAGAAGTGGACGAGGCCGATGACAGGTGTCAgtgtcagtgctgcaggagagaTGGAGTGGAATGACGAGTTCTTTCTGTAAGTGTCTGCTCTCGTTCCGGCTTCTCCACAGTGTATGCGGATCGGCACAGTCTCTGGGTCTCATTACCATGCTGCAGTAACTGATGTGCATGGTGCAGCAGTGAAGTCTGCACCACAGGGCAGTGTCCATTTGTGCTGCCCCTGTGGTGGACTGGTGATTCTGGCATTTGGCCCCAGCTTGCATATGTATTTCTTGCTTCTCTAGACACTCTGTGTTGTAACTGTGTGGGCAGAAATGTTGATTGTAGGTGCAGCAAGTGCAATAGAGCTATAGCATAAACAGCCTTGCAGAGGGATTGCCCTCTCAACTTCCACTGTCAGCctacacagctctgcagggtaCACAAACCAGAGTTCTCATTTGTGTAGTTTGGTGCTCTAGTTGTGTCCTCCCTGGTAGTGCATGCTACGGAAACTTTGGAGAGGGTGATCAGGCGTGTGAGATTTGAGGGAGGGAAGATACCAAGTGAGGTTGTTTGCTCCATGGCCACTTAAAAAAAGAGTGCCTAACACCAGCCGATCTTTGGTTTCAACAGGGACTTGGGACCTAGAAGCAAAGAACTGAAGCTACAGGTGCTGGGGAACAGCAGCGGAGGGGGAAGTGAGTACAAACAGCCATAAGATGGGTTGTAAAACGGGGAGGCAAAAATGTCTCAGGGACTCACTGTGCTTTAAGCTCGTGGTAGTTCTCTGTCAGTACATCTCATAACTTctgcaaaggatttttcttatTTAGCTTCATGTGAGCTTCTGTGACTGTGTGAACTAAATCTGGGTTCTTACCAAAACGGTCTAGATCTGACCTTGAATCAGGAGGTTCCTGTGGCCTGCCCATCTGCATTCTGAAGCAGGGAGGGGCATGTGGGATTTTCCCTCCTGTATTAGGAGAGCTTTGCTTAAGGCTCTTAACTGTTCTTTCATACTCAGTCAGGGACTAACTGCAACATCTATTTTTGATGTGGTCACCTTTTTAAGGGAGTTGAGTCCTAAATTTTtaaagaggagcagaggagcactgcctgccccttctccctctTGAACCTAGGAGTTAGTGGAGTTGTTGGGGATCTGCTATGTTGGCCCAcagggctgcttcccaaaggcAGAGATTACCTTGGAGATGTCTGAGGCGCTGAGGTCATGTtaagtgtttcattttttactcTTCCTTCTTGCAGATGTGCTGCTGGCATATACCACACTTTTGATAGATTCTTTGGGCAAGCAGCCATCTGGGAGACAGGTCTGCTCACTGGCCCCAGGAGCTGGACAGTCACTAGCAGCTGAAGCTACCATTACATTGGAGGTGAGCTCATGACCCTGCAAGCTCTGCACACACGCACGCTCCAGAAGCGTTCATAATGTGAGCCTCTAGCTGGAGACACACATGTTTGGACCTGAGCTAGGCACAGAGGACTAGCAGACTCATGCTGTGGAGGGGTGCATGTCACCTGACCCTCGGTCTCTGAGCCTCCCACTGTTGAACTAATACTCTACTAGGTTCCTTGGTGCCCAGAGCCCTAGCTTTTGTTGCCCAAACATGCCTGCCTTTCCATCTCGGAGGAGGAGCGCCTCTCTGAGGAGTGCTTTACTCTTTATAGCTGCAGTTCCAGGAGTGTCCTGCATCTTTGAATGCTCCACAAGCCACGTCTCTGCGAACCAGCATCACCCCCACTAAGAAGGTGGAGATGGACCGGACCATCATGCCCGATGGCACCATCGTGACTACTGTCACCACAATTCAGTCCCGGCCCAAGGCAGACTGCAAACTGGGTGAGGCTGCGCAGCAGCAAGTGTATTGTACAGGCGGCTCCTATGACAGGACAGACTTAGCTGGGATATTCCTGTGGCTGCTCATGAAGGCAGTAACAAAACCGTTTAGCCATCACATCTAGTTATTGCAGGCTCATGCTTTGCGTATTGCTTTTGGTGTGTGGGTCAGAACATGGGCATCTTTGCTGTTCCTCTAGTGTCTTTGTGACTGGCAGGAAACTCTTGTGTAGCCCTAGGGGAGAGAACTGATGCAGCTCTGTGTCTGGGGAGAAGCGAGGGAGGGATGATCCTCTCACACACACTTTTGGTGGTGGGAGGTCTAATGGATACCCTGCCACATACCCTCTGCGTGACATCAGGCTAAGTGTTTAGCCATGCTTTCTCTAGTTTCTTCACTGCTAAAAAAGTTATGCTGAGCATACTGAATGTGGAGCCAAAAGCATGTTGACCTGGCTTACTAAGGGTTGTTGCTGCTTATTATCTGGCATCCTGGTGAATGTGGTGCTGGGTATTCCAAGAGGTGGGGCTGAGAAATGACATGAATGAGGTATTGCTATGCGTCTGCTTCACAGGACTGCAGCCCAGAAAGGCAGccatatcctgggctgcatcaaaagaagtgtggccagcaggtcgaGAGAGGtgattctccccctctgctctgctgtgagaCTCTGCCTTGAATACTGTGTCCAGCCTTGTGGCCCCCCAACACATGAAaaacatggacctgttggattgagtccagaggaggaccaCTGAGTTGGTCACATACCTGGAACACCTGCctgtgaagaaaggctgagagagttggagCTGTTTAggccagagaagagaaggctctggggagacttTACAGCAAGCAGCCTTCCAATACCTAAAAAGGGGCTTGCAGGAAAGCTGAAGAGGGATTTTTTACAAAGGCATGCAATGATAaggcaagggggaatggcttttaGCGGAAGGAGGGTAGATTTATATTAgtcattaggaagaaattttttctctgagggtgctgaggcactggCATGGGTTACCCAGGGAAGCTGtagctgccctgtccctggaagtgttcaagaccaggcttgaacagggcttggagcaacctgggtcTAATGGCAGTCTGGAACTAAGTCGTCTTTAAGGTCcgttccaacccaaaccattctgtgattctgattttttcccaGTAGGCTTCTTACTGCTTTGTTGCCACAAAGCcttacagagctgctgtgcaagCTCTCTGAATGCTCGCTTGAgcctttttgtgtttgtgtgtaggGGGCACAATATGATAGCATAGTAAGCTTTGTCTCCACTTACTGGTACCTCGGTGTCTCTTTTGCTGTGAAGATTCACCATCGAGGTCGCCTTCCAAAGTGGAAGTGACTGAAAAGACAACAGTGCTCTTGGAGACCAGCTGTCCTCATGGCCACTTGCCCAGCGGTAGCCGTAAGTACTTGGAAATTTGAGGCTTTTACTGAAGTAACTGTGTTCCTTAGCCCGTTTTAGACTGAACTCACTCGCGTTTCCTGCTTCAGAGAATGTCCAAGTGCTTAAGTGAGGGTGGGGGCagaaggtggtggtggtgtgtggGCAGGTAAAAGACATTCTCTTTTCACTATGAGTGTTTCCTTGCTTAACAAGAACTTTCCAGGCTATCTGGACCCGAAGAGCTTTGCTCAGCCTGCACTTGGGGCTCTGATTGTGTCTGGAACAGAGCACTGCAGCCGTTTTGACAGTTTGCTGCCAAAGCAAACTATTGGGAGCCTTTGGAAGTCTTTGTTGTGGGGGGTGTATTTTAATGGTATGCCTGGTGGGAAATGAAATTTTCCAGGCACCTGAAAAAGCCAAGAGCTAGCTATACAGAGCTTcctctgttttgtttatttggacAAGTCTTTTATAAACTCTGGGTGGGACACTACATACGTGTGCATGTAAATTGCCTATTGAAAACATTGCGGTCAGCAAGTGGCCTTTTGCCTCTGCTGAAGGTTGCTTCTCCAAGCATTGGTATTTTTCTTGTGCTCAGGGGATAGCCATATGCCCAATGGCTTGGATCCAGTGGCTGAGACGGCAATCAGGCAGCTAACTGAAACGAATAACAAGACCATCAAGAAGACGCCAACAAAACGTAGTACACTGATCATCTCAGGAGTGTCCAAGGTCTCTGGTAGTTAGGAGCTGCATTTCCCAGTCTGGGAGGTTGTTTTTAGGGATATGTATGTGAAACTAACCTGTCCTGTAGGGACCGGTGTGGGAAGGTTCCAGCACAGATGACTGGCTCATCAGAAGCCTTTCGCTGCTTCCCAGTGAGCATTAAAAGGTACCTTGCCAGTCTGCAGGGCAGCTGCCAGTGGGCGTTCACAATGGGCAGCTGCAGAAGGGGATGTGGCTGCCATAACTGGTTTTGAACCTCCTGGTTCAAAAAAAGAATAAGGAGTTCTCCTTGAACTTGGCTGTGGGAGTGAGGGATGTGCAAGAGAATGCTTTATAATCAGCCACGTTCCAGTATATTTCAGCCAAAGAGTGACAGTTGTCCATTGGTGCCATCTAGCACTGATGATCTGTACTGGGCCACCTGTATGTAGGTGTAGATGGTGGTAGGGAGATGAATGCAATTCTTTTGATCCTGTctttgtgtctgtctgtccctctaACCATCCTTCAGGTACCTGTTGCTCAAGATGAAATGGCACTTTCTCTGGGTTATGCTGCATCCCTGGAGGCCACAACATATGGGGACTCTGAGCCAAAGGGCACAGCTGACCATATGCTTGATTTTACCAAATTGTCACGGCAACTGGAAGTGTCACCACTGGGACAAAGGGACAGTCAGGAGCTGGATGAGACAACGCAATCAGACATCTCTGAAAGACCATCCGTGGAAGATGTTGAGTCTGAAACTGGCTCCACAGGAGCCCTTGAGACGAGGAGCTTGAAAGATCACAAAGGTAAGGATGAGGATGTTAGGTAGGGTAGCTAACGTGAGCCTGTAACATTAGGTCTGTATGAGGACAAAGAGACATTCAGGTTCTCCAAGCATGGGGTCTGCAGCCACCTTTCAGCATAGCTAAGTGCAGCTTCTGATGGAGGCTGGAAGAGCCTGCCTTTCTCTTGTGGTTTTTCCAGTGGAGTGATTGGAAATGCCTTCATTTGTAGGTGACTGATTCCTGTAGCCTTTTAAGTTTCTATGCTCTCTTAGATGGGAAACCTGTGGAGCCTGCGTGTTATAGAGAACCCCTTTTCTCC includes:
- the C2CD2L gene encoding phospholipid transfer protein C2CD2L isoform X3, translating into MVLCCHLSAEAVKFPVSVSQQSPAAVSVDTYHVTLAVLQSQVEIHLEEIQNEGLLVSWTFKDRPDLDLLVLPRLELPEKDEGRVDLSTIKDLIEDTIVTTKPAVMVNLMACITGASAVPSNKLTQESPSRVAAAPLGSKLLLRKLRVLNLGCQGKGGAGEIRCMAELDSPPQKKWTRPMTGVSVSAAGEMEWNDEFFLDLGPRSKELKLQVLGNSSGGGNVLLAYTTLLIDSLGKQPSGRQVCSLAPGAGQSLAAEATITLELQFQECPASLNAPQATSLRTSITPTKKVEMDRTIMPDGTIVTTVTTIQSRPKADCKLDSPSRSPSKVEVTEKTTVLLETSCPHGHLPSGSRDSHMPNGLDPVAETAIRQLTETNNKTIKKTPTKRSTLIISGVSKVPVAQDEMALSLGYAASLEATTYGDSEPKGTADHMLDFTKLSRQLEVSPLGQRDSQELDETTQSDISERPSVEDVESETGSTGALETRSLKDHKVSFLRSGTKLIFRRRSKQKETGLSQSHDDLSNVTASSTTRKKTGSFSHRLIKRFSFKSKSKPKGSDHTSAGEN
- the C2CD2L gene encoding phospholipid transfer protein C2CD2L isoform X1, with amino-acid sequence MGLDLGWAALVLLFAASLLTVAAWLLQYWRSSALRALRRRGAAAEETGARALLAALLALRSLREQWQRAWVRALNSQARRHGSSVQITFEEGPQLPQAANISCVTCKGQSDHRMVLCCHLSAEAVKFPVSVSQQSPAAVSVDTYHVTLAVLQSQVEIHLEEIQNEGLLVSWTFKDRPDLDLLVLPRLELPEKDEGRVDLSTIKDLIEDTIVTTKPAVMVNLMACITGASAVPSNKLTQESPSRVAAAPLGSKLLLRKLRVLNLGCQGKGGAGEIRCMAELDSPPQKKWTRPMTGVSVSAAGEMEWNDEFFLDLGPRSKELKLQVLGNSSGGGNVLLAYTTLLIDSLGKQPSGRQVCSLAPGAGQSLAAEATITLELQFQECPASLNAPQATSLRTSITPTKKVEMDRTIMPDGTIVTTVTTIQSRPKADCKLDSPSRSPSKVEVTEKTTVLLETSCPHGHLPSGSRDSHMPNGLDPVAETAIRQLTETNNKTIKKTPTKRSTLIISGVSKVPVAQDEMALSLGYAASLEATTYGDSEPKGTADHMLDFTKLSRQLEVSPLGQRDSQELDETTQSDISERPSVEDVESETGSTGALETRSLKDHKVSFLRSGTKLIFRRRSKQKETGLSQSHDDLSNVTASSTTRKKTGSFSHRLIKRFSFKSKSKPKGSDHTSAGEN
- the C2CD2L gene encoding phospholipid transfer protein C2CD2L isoform X4, with the translated sequence MVLCCHLSAEAVKFPVSVSQQSPAAVSVDTYHVTLAVLQSQVEIHLEEIQNEGLLVSWTFKDRPDLDLLVLPRLELPEDEGRVDLSTIKDLIEDTIVTTKPAVMVNLMACITGASAVPSNKLTQESPSRVAAAPLGSKLLLRKLRVLNLGCQGKGGAGEIRCMAELDSPPQKKWTRPMTGVSVSAAGEMEWNDEFFLDLGPRSKELKLQVLGNSSGGGNVLLAYTTLLIDSLGKQPSGRQVCSLAPGAGQSLAAEATITLELQFQECPASLNAPQATSLRTSITPTKKVEMDRTIMPDGTIVTTVTTIQSRPKADCKLDSPSRSPSKVEVTEKTTVLLETSCPHGHLPSGSRDSHMPNGLDPVAETAIRQLTETNNKTIKKTPTKRSTLIISGVSKVPVAQDEMALSLGYAASLEATTYGDSEPKGTADHMLDFTKLSRQLEVSPLGQRDSQELDETTQSDISERPSVEDVESETGSTGALETRSLKDHKVSFLRSGTKLIFRRRSKQKETGLSQSHDDLSNVTASSTTRKKTGSFSHRLIKRFSFKSKSKPKGSDHTSAGEN
- the C2CD2L gene encoding phospholipid transfer protein C2CD2L isoform X2; translated protein: MGLDLGWAALVLLFAASLLTVAAWLLQYWRSSALRALRRRGAAAEETGARALLAALLALRSLREQWQRAWVRALNSQARRHGSSVQITFEEGPQLPQAANISCVTCKGQSDHRMVLCCHLSAEAVKFPVSVSQQSPAAVSVDTYHVTLAVLQSQVEIHLEEIQNEGLLVSWTFKDRPDLDLLVLPRLELPEDEGRVDLSTIKDLIEDTIVTTKPAVMVNLMACITGASAVPSNKLTQESPSRVAAAPLGSKLLLRKLRVLNLGCQGKGGAGEIRCMAELDSPPQKKWTRPMTGVSVSAAGEMEWNDEFFLDLGPRSKELKLQVLGNSSGGGNVLLAYTTLLIDSLGKQPSGRQVCSLAPGAGQSLAAEATITLELQFQECPASLNAPQATSLRTSITPTKKVEMDRTIMPDGTIVTTVTTIQSRPKADCKLDSPSRSPSKVEVTEKTTVLLETSCPHGHLPSGSRDSHMPNGLDPVAETAIRQLTETNNKTIKKTPTKRSTLIISGVSKVPVAQDEMALSLGYAASLEATTYGDSEPKGTADHMLDFTKLSRQLEVSPLGQRDSQELDETTQSDISERPSVEDVESETGSTGALETRSLKDHKVSFLRSGTKLIFRRRSKQKETGLSQSHDDLSNVTASSTTRKKTGSFSHRLIKRFSFKSKSKPKGSDHTSAGEN